The following is a genomic window from Chryseobacterium sp. StRB126.
GGGGGAATCCTACTTTCCAAAACAATGGATGACGAACGATTCCTGAATCAAGCGCTAGATAAGGTCAAAGATATGATCGATCATGAACTCACCATTCTTCCATCATAAATTATATAATATGGAAACAAAAAAAGTGGCTATCGTAGGATACAACAGAATCCCATTTGCCAGAATGAATACCGCCTATTCCGAAAAAGGGAACCAAGATCTTTTACTGGTTGCCTTAAATGGATTGATAGATCGCTATCAATTAAAAGGTAAATTACTTGGCGAAGTTGCTGGCGGTGCCGTCATCAAACACATTTCTGAGAGTAATCTCATCAGAGAAACCGTAATGAATACCTCCCTGAATCCGGCAACTCCTGCCTGTGATCTTCAACAGGCTTGTGATACAGGAATTGAAGCTGCAATTTATATTGGGAATAAGATTGCCCTCGGACAAATAGAAAGTGGTATTGCCTGTGGTGTAGAAGCTATGAGTAATATTCCTTTTGAATCTTCCCCCCGATTAAGAAAAGCTCTTTTAAAGGCTAATAAAGAGAAATCTACCTTTGGAAAACTCAAACAATTATTAAGCCCAAAACTCAAAGACTGGATGCCTATTCCATACAAGGGTCAGGAGCCTAAAACAGGTCTTGTGATGGGAGAACATACTGAAATAACCGCAAAATATTATAAAATCACAAGAGAAGATCAGGATGAACTGGCTTTTAAAAGTCATCAAAATATGGCAAAAGCTTATGATGAAGGATTTTTTGAAGATATGATAACTCCAGCCTTTGGCCTCGAAAAAGACAATAATCTGCGTCGTGATACCAGCCTTGAAAAGCTTTCTCAACTCAAACCTGCTTTTGATAAGCAAAACGGAACTTTAACAGCCGGAAATTCAACCCCCTTTACAGATGGTGCCTCCGCTGTTTTATTAGCAAGTGAAGAATGGGCAAAAGCCAATAATCTTCCTATTCTGGCCTACATTACATTTTCAGAACTTGCAGGGATAGAATATGTAGAAAACCAACAGAATTTATTATTAGCTCCTGTTTTTGCAGCTGAAAGAATGTTGAAAAAAGCAGGAATGAATCTGGAAGATTTTGATTATTACGAAATTCATGAAGCTTTTGCTGCTCAGGTTTTAGCAACCATTAAGATTTGGGAAAATGATGATCTGGCTCAACAGTTCGGATTGGAAAAAGCCCTTGGAAAAATAGACCGAAGCAAGCTTAATGTAAAAGGTGGCAGTCTTGCAGCAGCTCACCCTTTTGCAGCAACAGGCGGAAGAGTGATAGCCACCTTAGCCAAACTCCTGAATGAAAAAGGCAGCGGAAAAGGCTTTATTTCTATCTGTGCGGCTCGTGGGCAAGGTGTAACAATGATCTTAGAAAAATAATTTCCAGCTATTTTATCGATAAAATATTCATTATGCTATAAATAATACACTCCTTTATTCGTTCATAGCGAAAGAAAAATGATAATATTGCAAACGGAAAACAGAATGATAAAGAAAAGTAGTGAAATGAAACATGGGTAAAAACACTTTACCTCATGAAAATCTAATCAGTTTTAAATAATTAACTAATATGAAAAGAGTTGTCATTACAGGATTGGGCGCAGTGACACCCTTGGGAAATAATGTCGAAGAATTTTGGCACAACAGTATTAACGGAGCTAGCGGAGCGGGATTAATCACTCATTTCGATTCAGAAAAATTTAAGGTACACTTTGCCTGTGAGGTAAAAGGTTTTGATCCAAAGCTATATCTTACCCACAACGAAATTAAAAGAAGTGACCTTTTTACACAATATGCAATGTACGCTTCAGCAGAAGCAATACAGGATTCAGGTTTAGATCTTGAGAATATG
Proteins encoded in this region:
- a CDS encoding acetyl-CoA C-acetyltransferase codes for the protein METKKVAIVGYNRIPFARMNTAYSEKGNQDLLLVALNGLIDRYQLKGKLLGEVAGGAVIKHISESNLIRETVMNTSLNPATPACDLQQACDTGIEAAIYIGNKIALGQIESGIACGVEAMSNIPFESSPRLRKALLKANKEKSTFGKLKQLLSPKLKDWMPIPYKGQEPKTGLVMGEHTEITAKYYKITREDQDELAFKSHQNMAKAYDEGFFEDMITPAFGLEKDNNLRRDTSLEKLSQLKPAFDKQNGTLTAGNSTPFTDGASAVLLASEEWAKANNLPILAYITFSELAGIEYVENQQNLLLAPVFAAERMLKKAGMNLEDFDYYEIHEAFAAQVLATIKIWENDDLAQQFGLEKALGKIDRSKLNVKGGSLAAAHPFAATGGRVIATLAKLLNEKGSGKGFISICAARGQGVTMILEK